Proteins encoded together in one Candidatus Dormiibacterota bacterium window:
- a CDS encoding chemotaxis protein CheB, with protein MTTEPTGPRAGHGDSPFEIVAVASSAGGVVALDTMLPALPGDFPAAVVVVQHLDPRHRSLMAEILRRHAMLPVVQGEQGQRVQGGTVYIAPPNRHLLVGPDGILSLSDGDLVHFVRPCADLLFESVAESYSDRAIAVVLTGCGQDGAMGVRAIKRRGGTVIVQDEKSSEFTGMPHAAIRTGQSDLVLPLLEIAPALVGLVMPGAVG; from the coding sequence ATGACCACCGAGCCCACGGGGCCGCGTGCGGGGCACGGCGACAGCCCCTTCGAGATCGTCGCGGTCGCCTCGTCCGCCGGGGGGGTGGTCGCGCTCGACACGATGCTGCCCGCGCTCCCCGGCGACTTCCCCGCCGCGGTGGTGGTGGTCCAGCACCTCGATCCCCGGCACCGCAGCCTGATGGCCGAGATCCTCCGCCGCCACGCGATGCTGCCGGTGGTCCAGGGCGAGCAGGGGCAGCGGGTGCAGGGGGGCACGGTGTACATCGCCCCGCCCAACCGTCACCTCCTGGTCGGGCCCGACGGCATCCTGTCCCTCTCCGACGGGGACCTGGTGCACTTCGTGCGGCCGTGTGCCGACCTGCTCTTCGAGTCGGTGGCGGAGAGCTACAGCGACCGCGCCATCGCGGTGGTGCTCACCGGCTGCGGGCAGGACGGGGCGATGGGCGTCCGGGCGATCAAGAGGAGGGGCGGCACGGTGATCGTCCAGGACGAGAAGAGCTCGGAGTTCACGGGGATGCCCCACGCGGCGATCAGGACCGGCCAGTCCGACCTCGTCCTGCCCCTCCTCGAGATCGCGCCGGCGCTGGTCGGCCTGGTCATGCCCGGTGCGGTCGGATGA
- a CDS encoding Lrp/AsnC family transcriptional regulator — protein MPDLDPLDQELLNVIQAGFPIAHAPFAEVAARLESTEEQVISRTARLREARVIRQLSAIFDTRSLGYQSTLVAMRLEPDRLEQGAAIINEHPGVSHNYRRNHDFNLWFTLATPPGSDIDRTLERLHELSGAVVTRKLQTLKLFKIGVKLDMTGTKDVTRQEDPDYTGIQRDFALRSPISDRDVRVIRAVQDDLPLVPHPYVEAARSQGLDEDELFAGMEDLRQRGHLRRVAAILHHRRAGYAANAMAVWAVPEERAEELGRRMAEFATVSHCYQRPVYEDWRFNLFSMIHGRKLADCERIVDAIREAIGIDDHAVLYSTKEYKKTRVRYFTPELEEWEAANLGIGTPA, from the coding sequence GTGCCCGACCTCGATCCCCTCGACCAGGAGCTCCTCAACGTCATCCAGGCCGGTTTCCCGATCGCCCACGCCCCCTTCGCCGAGGTGGCGGCCCGCCTGGAGTCCACCGAGGAGCAGGTCATCTCCCGCACCGCACGGCTGCGGGAGGCGCGGGTCATCCGGCAGCTCTCGGCGATCTTCGACACCCGCAGCCTCGGGTACCAGTCGACGCTGGTGGCGATGCGGCTCGAGCCCGACCGGCTGGAGCAGGGCGCCGCGATCATCAACGAGCACCCCGGCGTCTCCCACAACTACCGGCGCAACCACGACTTCAATCTCTGGTTCACGCTGGCCACGCCGCCCGGGTCGGACATCGACCGCACCCTGGAGCGGCTCCACGAGCTCAGCGGCGCGGTGGTCACCCGCAAGCTCCAGACCCTCAAGCTCTTCAAGATCGGGGTGAAGCTCGACATGACGGGGACGAAGGACGTCACCCGCCAGGAGGACCCCGACTACACCGGCATCCAGCGCGACTTCGCGCTTCGCTCGCCGATCAGCGACCGTGACGTCCGGGTGATCCGTGCGGTGCAGGACGACCTGCCGCTGGTGCCCCACCCCTACGTCGAGGCGGCGCGCTCCCAGGGGCTGGACGAGGACGAGCTGTTCGCCGGCATGGAGGACCTGCGCCAGCGCGGCCATCTCCGCCGGGTCGCCGCGATCCTCCACCACCGTCGCGCCGGCTACGCGGCCAACGCGATGGCGGTCTGGGCGGTGCCCGAGGAGCGGGCCGAGGAGCTGGGGCGCCGCATGGCGGAGTTCGCGACGGTGTCGCACTGCTACCAGCGCCCGGTGTACGAGGACTGGCGTTTCAACCTCTTCTCGATGATCCACGGGCGCAAGCTCGCCGACTGCGAGAGGATCGTCGACGCGATCCGCGAGGCGATCGGCATCGACGACCACGCGGTGCTGTACTCGACCAAGGAGTACAAGAAGACCCGGGTGCGCTACTTCACTCCCGAGCTGGAGGAGTGGGAGGCGGCCAACCTGGGGATCGGCACCCCCGCGTAG